The [Eubacterium] eligens ATCC 27750 genome segment ATGAATTAATAGATAAAGATTTTAGAACTGTATATTTTAAGAAACTGGCATATACTTCAGATTTTAGTGAAGTTAAATACAACATTAAAACAAAGCTGACAAAAGAATACAGGGATTACGATATCAGTGCGGTTAAGGTGTGTGATGCTAATGGACCATATATGGGCAGAGGCTTTTTTTACCGGGAGAATAATAATGATAACAAATGTGATTTCTGGGTTCAGGAGTGGACTGAAGATGATATAAGCAGAAAAGTTATAAAGTATTTTCAAAAGATTGTAGATTATTGCAAGGATAATCATATAGAAATGGTGTGTATTACAGAGCCAATAACACCAACAGCTGTTGTAAAAGGACCTTCGAGAGATGCCAATACATTTTTTAAAGACATTTGCAGTAATAATAATGTAAGATACATTGATTTTACATTATTAAAAAATGATGTATTTGATATTACAGATAATGATTTCTGTGATTGGGAAGGACATATGTATGGAGAGGCAGCAGAAAGGTTTTCTGGGATTATGTCAGAGGTTCTTGCAAATGGTAATGAAGAATATTTTTATGATAGTTATAAGGCTAAGATTGATGAAATAGAGAGGAAAAAGCCTTGAAATATTTAAGAACAGTGCTTTTTATGGCAGTGATTGCCGGCATGATTCTTATAATGGATTATGCACTTGTTCCATCCGGGTATATAAGGTATATAATTCACGAGACTAATAATGCTGGTAGTGATGATGGATATGACAATATAATAATCGGAGCTTCACATGCAAGATCTGCTATAAATCCAGTAAAGCTAGACGAAGCAGGAGTGTCTGACAATGCGTTTAATCTTGCTATACCGGGAGAGACTGTAACGGATTCATATTATCTTTTAATGGAGAGTGACCGGCATAATAATGTAAAAAGAGTTATATATGACCTTGATTATCAGTACTGGTGCAATTATGCAGAGAGGGAGTTTGAAGACTGTTTCATATACACATGGCTTCCTTTCAGTAATGTAAAGCTTAAGTATATAGCTGATAATCTGCTCACAAAGGATTTTCGTACTGTATATTCAAAGAGATGGGCTTATGAGATATCACCGTCTGCTATTATGAATAATCTTAAGGTTAAGAGCAGTGCGGCATACCGCAACTACAGTATGGATGCAGTTGAGATACATGATGCCGGAGGACCTTATGCTGCCAAAGGATTTTTCTATAGAGATATGAAGATGGACAGCCTCGTGCCATCTGATATTGTTGCATGGGATGAGAGTGGAATCAGTGATAAGGTTCTGGATTCATTTGAAAAGACTGTTCAATATTGTAAGAAGAATAATATTGAACTGGTATGCGTTACATCACCTATTACGCCGACAACATCAGTTAACGGTTATTCGGAACAGGCAGGAGCATATTTTACGAGGCTTTGTGAAGAATATGGTGTTGAATATTATGATTTCAATCTGTTAACAATGGATACACTTCCAAGAACAGATGATGACTTCTTTGATGAAGAAGGTCATATGCTTGGAGAACTTGCCGACAGATATTCAGATATACTGGCATCAGTTCTTCTTGACAAATGTGACAAAAGTACCGCTTTTTATGGTACTTATGCACAGTTAGAGCTGGCAGTTTATGAAAATTATGTGACAAAACAGTGAAACTGACAAAATATGCTTGCTATAAACATAACAATGTGCTAAACTTCATTCACTGCATATGTTGAATCTGCAGGTAGTAAAGAGTCGTGATGTACTACATATCTGTTATTGCATTTGGGACACTTAGGCTGCGCCAGAGGAAGTCATATGTATTAATAATACGCCTGCTATGCAGGCACTTTACGCCGGTGTGGCGGAACTGGCAGACGCACAGGACTTAAAATCCTGCGGGACTTATACTCCCATACGGGTTCGATTCCCGTTGCCGGCATCTAATTATGGCTGTACAAGAATGAGTGGATTCTTGTACAGCCTTTTTTGTTTATAGAAGAAAATAAAAAACCTAAAATTTGTGAAAAATTACAATGCGTCTAATATATAAGAAAAATGTCGGAAACCAGTAAATGCGATGGTTGCAAGGTTTGAGTACAAGAGGCAAAAAAGAGTTTTATTGCTTTTAGAAAGATAACAATGTTGATATTGTGGAAAATGCACAAAATAGACACTGAATATCAGAGTAGAGGGCGACATAGTTACCAATGGTTTAAATTGACTGGGTGAACTGTTTGTGATAATCTTATGAAAGATTTCGGGAAATAAGGGAATTTCCCGTGCAACAATGAGATATCGTATGAATTACGATGTTTTAGGAACAAGGAGGCAATTTATGAAAAAGAACAGAAAAAGGATTGTGGCGGCGTTCATGACTGTTCTCATGGCGTTGACATTAGTCCCAACATGGCTGTTGGGTGGCGTGTTTGCTACTACAGCTAAGGCGGATGACGCTGTTTATACAGCTACATCTGGTACAATTGGCGACTATTTCAAGCTTCAGAATAAGGTTGTAGATGATGCAGGAAATAGTGCAAAAGTTTATCTGTTAGACGGCAAGGAAGTTAAGTCAAAAGGCCGAATCAAATTAGGCACAGTGGAGAGTTCTAAGGATACAGGTTCTATTACTTTTACAGTAGCTGAAGGTAAAAAGGCTAAAGTTGAGGTATGGGCTATATCTGCTAATAGTACTACAGATTCAGAAATAGGAATATTTACATCATCAGGAGATGTTAAAGCAAAGGCAATATCGTATGCAACAAAAAATAAAAAGTTGGGTGACATTGAATATGGTAAAGCTAAAAATGGTATTGAACTTACAGTAAGTGCTGATGAGTTAACTGCTGGAGATTATTATATTGCGACAGTTAAGGGTGCAGCACAGCCATCAAATGTTTATTATGTAAGGGTTACAGAGACATCAGCGGGTCCTGTAGTTGGTGACAAACCATCAGTAAAGGCTGATTCAGTAAAGGCTGTATATAATTCAGAGACAGGCAAGATTGATGTTACATGGGAAGCAGCAGTTGAAGGTTCAGGATCTTCAGTATTCAATATTTATGTAAATGATTCTAAGAATCCAGTTAAATCAGTACCTTGTACTGAATATTCATATTCTTATGAGCCAACAGCATCAGGGGAATATACATTTACAGTAAAGGGTGCTCTTGGAACAGATGAAGAGGAGACAGGTGCAACAGGGAAGACTACATGCACACTTCCACTTAGTGCACCAACAGTTAAAGCAACAAGAGTTCCAACAGATGGAACAAAGATTAATGTTGAAGCATCTGGTTCAGAGGCAGAAAAATATGAGTTCTCTGTATATGATTCAGATAAGAAGCTTGTAAAGACTGTAGAGGCCGAAGCTAAAGACGGTAAGGCAGCAACAACAGTTGAGGGTCTTAAAGAAGGATATAAGTATTATGTTTCAGCTACAGCTGTAAGAGGAGAAGAGAAGAAAGAATCTGACGGTGAGAAGATGGCAAGCGTAATGCCATATGCTGAAAAGGATACATCACAGGCAATACCTGGAATGACAGTTATTAATACTAATGATGCAGATAATTCTAAGACAGTAAGTCTTACAATAGTAAGAGAAAATGGAACTATAAAAGCAGGTCAGACAAGCGGAAAGAGTTCTAAGATTGAAAAGACAGGCATTAAGTATGGAAGTTTAATAGCAGCTCCGGCTACTACAAAGGACTTCACATTTTCTGCAACTATTAAGGTTACAGGTGCTGAAAGAGGAACATCTACATCAAAGCAGCAGGGCGTGTACTTAGGTGCATTTGCAGATACAAAGCAGGCAACTAAGGACATTATTTCAGCTGAACTTGGCACAGATGGAAAAGCATATTCAGCTTATATTGGAATCAAGAAAGATGGCGAATTCGACAGAGATGGCGGAGTGGATGCTAAACTTGATACAGAGTATAAGGTTACAATCACAAGAACAGGCAGTGTATATACATATTCAGTAAAAAATAAAAATGATGATGTTGTAATGCAGGAGTCTGTAACAGCAACAGCAGATGCGTTAAAGGAAGGCGGAGCAGCTATTCCAGCGATTGCACTTGTTGGTGCGACAGCTACTATAACAAACATTAAGCTTACGGTAGATGGAAAGGCTGAAGTAGATGCAGCAAACTTTACTGGATCATTTAATCCATTCGTTGATAACTGGGCAATTGTTGATGCTCCGGTTTTATCAGATGTAACAACAGAAGAGAATAAGAAAGATGGAAAGATTACTATTAAAGTTGATGAAGAAATCAGCCCAGTAGGAGCAGCAGAAGTATCAGTAGATATGATTGATGCCGAGGGTAAAGTTGTTGATACAAAGGTAGCCTCTTCTACAGGAGCAAGTGTTACTTTTGAACCAAAGGCAAGTGGTGATTATTCATTTAAGGCATATGCAACAAGACCAACAGAGACAACAAAGAAGGAATCAGAGTCAATAACAGTTAAGGGATTTGTTCTTCCGATAAAGGCTCCTGTTGTTAATGCAAGAACAGCTACAGATAGTAAGGTAGAAGTTTACTGGGATGCAGTTCCAGAAGCTAATACATATAAAGTTGAGTATAAGAAGAATGGCGATGAAAGCTTTGCGGTATTGACAGAAGGAACAACAGCTCTTTCAGCTATGACACCTTCACTTACAGCAGGCGAAACTTATATCTTTAAGGTTACAGCAACAAGAACATCAGATGGACAGTCAAAGACATCTAATGATGTAATATTTACAGTAGCAGATCATGAGCAGTTCGTATGGAAATTCTCTGCATTTGGTCAGGGCGTAACAATTAATGAAGATAAGCTTAACGATAAGAAGAAATCAAATAATGGTTACTCAGGAAGCGTTAATACAGGTGATGGTTCTGTTAATGTATGGTCAGTTGGAAGCAAGGGTAAGTTAGTACCAGCTTCAACAGATGGTGTTGCTTTCTATTATGCAACAATACCTGCAAATAAGAACTTTACACTTACAGCTACAGCTAATGTTAATTCTTGGACATATACTAATGGTCAGGAAGGTTTTGGTCTTATGGCTGCAGATGCTGTAGGAACTAATGGAGATTCATCAGTATTCTGGAATAACTCATACATGGCTTCAGCTACAAAGGTTGAGTATTACAGCAGTGTTGATGAAGAAACAGGTGTGGCTTCAGTGAGCAAGACATCAGGAGACAAGATTTCTATGAAGCTTGGTATTGGCTCACAGGAAAAGATTGGCGTAACAAACGACAATATTGATAAATTAAAAGATAACGATACTGATACAGTAACTAATGAATTTAAGACATCAATGTCAACTCTTGATACATCTAAGTTAGGTAGCGAGGCAGGAACATATAATCTTATTGGTAACTATACTAATACAGATTCAACATTTGTAGGTACAACAGTTGAGAATCCAATTACAACTATTAAACTTACTATTCAGAAGAATAACACAGGTTATTTTGTAAGTTACACAGATGCAAATGGAAATACAACAACTAAGAAATATTATGATACAGAAGCACTTAGTAAGCTTGATGCAGATAATGTATATGTTGGTATGTTTGCATCAAGAACTTGTGATGTAACATATACTGATATTTCGCTTACAACTATTGATCCAGCAGATGATGCTCCAGCAGAAGAAAGACCAGTTGAGTACAAAGATGTAGTATTAAGCGTGTCTTCAGCTTCAACATCAAGCTCAGAGAATTACAAGCTTAAGGGTATGTCTAATGTAGATGGTCATGTAGTAGTAACAAAGGGCGAGGAAGTTGTTGGCGAAGGTGATGTTAAGGCATCAGAAGCATTCGCATTTGATACAAAGCTTAAGGTTGGTGATAACAAGTTTGTTGTTACACTTACTCCAGATGAGAACTTCAAGTTTGGTGATTACGAACTTCCAACATCATATGATCCGGTAGAAGTATCTAAGACAGTAACATATGCATACTTCACAGGTGATTTGATTTATGTAAGTGCTGAGGCAACTGCAGCAGTTGATGAAGCTAAGGCTAATGAGACTTATTCATCAAAGGCACAGATTAACTCAGGCAAGGGAACAAAGGGCAACCCAATTGATATCTACAATGCAGTTGCTTATGCAAAGGCAGGACAGAAGATTCTCCTTCTTGCAGGTGACTATAAGGTAGCTAATAACTTATTAATTCCATTTGGAATTGATGGTACAAGCGAGAAGCCAATCTACATGATGCCAGAACAGGCAGGAACAAGAGTAGTTCTTGACTTCGCGGGTACAACAGGAGAAGGTATAACACTTTGCGGTAACTACTGGTATATCCAGAACATAGATGTAACAAATTCAGCTAATGGTAAGGATGGTATCCATGTAGCAGGAAGTTACAATGTATTAGATTCAGTTAATACATACAACAATGGTAACACAGGTATTCAGATTAGTAGATTTTCAAATGTTCAGGCTAAGTCAGACTGGCCAGCATACAACACAATTAAGAATTGTACATCACATAACAATGCAGATGCAGGTTATGAGGATGCAGATGGATTCGCAGCTAAGTTAACAATTGGTAAGGGCAATGTATTCGTTGGATGTATTGCACATAACAATGCAGATGACGGATGGGATTTATTTGCTAAGGTTGAAACAGGAAATATTCCTGCAGTTGTAATCATGAATTGCGTAGCTTATGCTAACGGATATCTTGAGGATGGAACAGATGCCGGAAACGGAAACGGATTCAAGATGGGTGGTTCAAGCCTTGCAGGTGGACATGTACTTCTTAATTCAGTAGCATTTGAGAATAAGGCTAAGGGTATTGATAGTAACTCTTGCCCTGATAATGTAGTAGTAAGCTCAACATCTTACAACAATAACAACTACAATATAGCATTATATACTAACGATGCTAAGAATACAGATTACACAGCATATGGTGCTCTTTCTTACAGAAATAAGTACCAGAGTGTCTCAGATAGTTTTAAGGCTAAGGGAACACAGGATGCAGCTAAGTTATATCAGGCAACTGATTACTACTGGAAAGCAGCATCGGGTGATGCTAATGAAGCAAGCACAGCATTAACAGACAGCAGCTTTGTTTCAGTTAATACTAATTCAGTAAATGTTGATACAGCAACAGCATTAACAGAGACTGCAACATTACTTGCTGATACAGCTTCAGCAATCAAGTATACAGCAGAGCCTGTAACAAGAAATGCAGATGGAACAATCAACATGAACGGAATCATGATGCTTACAGCAGAGACAAGAGCAGCATTAGGAGCAGGCGTTGGTGCTGACGCACTTGATAAGGCTCCACAGCTTACAGCAGAGTCAAAGCAGATTCTTATTAATGCATTAGGCGAGGAAGAGTTCAACAGAATCGCAAGCTTATCATTTGCTTCACCAGTTCTTTCAAGAGAAGGTAATGAAGGAACACTTACAAAGGATTCAAGCAATATGGCATTAATGATGATATTACTTATGGCATCTGTAGCAGCTGCAGCTGGTGTAGTAGTATTTGAAAAGAAGAGAAGAATGGCTAGATAATTCTTTGAAAGTGTTAATACAGCAGAATGAAAACTAAATAATCTATAGTATTAAATTCCTGAGGAGTATATAATATATACGACTCAGGAATTTTTTTAGGGGATTATATTATTATGAAGAGACGGATAGTAAGTGCAGGATTTGTGTTAATAATAACTGCGTGCATGTGGATAAGTATGACCACATTTGCAGCAGATGTGGATATTAAAGCAGAGAGTGAAGACAAGGGGTATGTGTATTGCGAGAGTGGAGAGCAGGCACTTGCCAAAGTGAATGAGTATCTTGATGATGTATGCTGGGATGACAGGACGGGGATATATGTTGTTTATCCGGGAAATGATGTGTCAGGAAGTGTTACGGTTAATAATAATCACAGCATTGCGGATTCTTATGCGGATTTTATATTTGATGTACAGGTAAGTAATGAGAAGATAACGCTGCAAGGAGCTGGGTATAATCTTTTGAATGTGAAGAGATGTGCTTATGAGACACATTCATATGGTCTTACAAGGGAGCAGGCACTGGAGGCAGACGCAGTTGCAGATGAGATAGTGAACAAATGCAATGCAGAAAGTACTTTGGACAAAATAAGCTATATATATAATTATTTGTGTGAAAATGTGGTTTATGACAGTGCATATGAATTTGGCAGCATATATGATGCACTGGTCGGTGGAAAAACTGTGTGCTCCGGTTATGCTGCCGCATTCCAGGTGATGATGGAAAAGCTGGGGATACCCTGTAAAATTATGGCGGGAAATGTTAATGGAACAGCACATGCGTGGAATGCAGTAAATGTATCTGGTAAATGGTATTATGTTGATGCAACATTTGCGAATACGATGGGCATGCGCGCTGATTATCTGTTATTTGGAAGTGACAGACGCGCTGACGTTTATGGAATTGGGGTTGTCGGCCGAGATTATGATAGTAGTGATGAGACAGTTGCAGAAGAAGTCTCTGAGAATATAGATGATAATGGCAATGAAGCTGATAAGAACAGTCTGGTATATGTGGCTGTCATTGCTGCTGGAGTGCTGGCTGCTGGCGCTGCGGCTGGATGGGGAGTTTTGAGGAAGAGGAATAAAATGTGAAAAAATAGACGGAAATATTATTTATTTTCCCCCAATATGATGATATAGTAAGAAAAAACGAATGTAACAATTAACTGTAGACAAAGAATAAAATGAGGTACTGAATATGAAAAGAAAAAACTTATTGGGAGTTTTGTTAAGCGCTGTGTTATCAATTAGCGCAATGGGAGTTATACCACATATGGTATATGCTGATACTAATTCAGATATGGGAAATGATTATACTGGGTATGCAGGTGGTTATATAGCAGGAAATCTGGATGATAATACTCCAATATATGAGCCTGAATATGTTACATATGCTGATTCATTGATTCCGGAAAAGTATCCGGATAATATGGATGAATTCAAGGTAAAATATCCGGCTTTGAGAGATCAGGGAAGTTATGGAGCATGTTGGGCTTTTTCATCTATAGGACTTGCGGAATTTGATCTTATTAATGATAAGACAAAAGATTCAAAAGTTGATTTAAGTGAGTTACAACTGGCATATTTTACATACAATTCAGTTCTTGATCCATTAGGTGGAACAGAAGGGGATTATACAAAATATCATTCAGAGAATACAAATACCAGCTATCTCAATGCAGGAGGAAACTATCAGTGGGCTATGAAGCGATTCAGCCAGTGGGTAGGAACTGTTAATGAAAATGATGTACCATATGACAATGCACTGGATTCTATTTCTTATGGACTGGATGATAAATATGCATATGGTTATGATGTCGCCCATCTTCAGAATGCATTTGAAATAGATATAAAAAGTCAGACACAGGATGTAAAGCAGCAGATAATAGAACATGGTGCTGTAGGTGTTTCTTATACACATAAGAATGCTGGTGTTAATTATATTAATAAGTCATATTATGATACATCAGATACAGTTATAGGATATGGTGACGGCGGACATGCAGTAATGGTAGTTGGATGGGATGATAACTATTCTAAGGATAATTTTACATCTACTAATTCGGCAGGAGAGACAGTTAAGCCTTCGAATAATGGTGCATGGCTTGTTAGAAACAGCTGGGGAGAAAGTACATCATATTATAACCAGTTAGATTATTTTTGGATGTCATATGAGACATACTCTTTAAATACAACCGCATGGGTATTTGATTTTTCAGCAAATGATGGATTTGATAATAATTACCAGATTGATGGCGGTCTGGAAAATCAGGTTGATTATTATTATGATAATGTTGCAAATGTATTTACAGTAGGTAGTAAAGAGGGTGTTAAGTCAGAAACATTAAAGTCGGTATCATTGTTGTTTTCTCAGACGGCAAATGTTGGATATACAATAGATATATATACTGATATGACAGACAGTTTAAATCCATTAAGTGGAACAAGAACATCAGGGGCAAATGGAGTGACATCATATGCAGGTTATTACACAATTCCTCTTGATAACGAGGTGGAATTAAAACCGGGAAGTACATTTGCAGTAGTTGTCAAGACTGACAAAAAAGCAATAGAATATGAATATACATGGTCAACCCAGCAGGACATAAATAGTAGTAATTCAACTGTTATATGGGAAAGAGAAGTAAGTAAGAATTTTGATGGAAACCAAAGAAGCCTTTATTATTCATACGGAAAGTTTGGGGTATCACCTTGGAATAACTATTGTATAAAGGCGTTCACATCAGATAATTACTATAAGAGTGATGCTGAGGAAGTCAAAATTGCAAAGACGGTAATAGAGAATGCACTTAAAGATGTGGAAGCTGATAATGAATTAACTGATACAGATATACAAAGAATTATAGATGAGGCATTAAGCAAAGCTGGAATATTAGAAATAAAGACTAAAGTAACAGATTTTAAAAAGGCAGAAGCAACAATAGAGAAAGCAGGAAGTATAGATGCAAGTATAGCAGTTACTTATGGTAGTGCAGCAGATACGGTTGTGTATAGTACAGTAATAAAACAGTTACCAAAACCTGCACCAGAACCTGTTAAGAGAAATGGTCTGTGTAAGGCAGATGATGGAAATTATTACTATTATGTAAATAATGTGATTGATACAGGTTTTACAGACATAATACCATTTGAAGATGAGTGGGTTTATGTAGAGAATGGAAAATTAAACTTTGATTACACAGGAATCAGAGAAAATATGAATGGCTGGTGGAGAATAGAGAATGGAAAGGTAAACTTTAACTTCACAGGCTTGGCAAATAATGAGAATGGAAGATTCTATATAGAAAATGGACGGGTAAACTTTAACTATACAGACGTAATACCGGATGGAAATGACTGGGTATATGTACAGGATAGTAAAGTAATGTACGACTATACAGGAATCAGAGAAAATATGAATGGCTGGTGGAGAATAGAGAATGGAAAAGTAAACTTTAACTTCACAGGCTTGGCAAATAATGAGAATGGAAGATTCTATATAGAAAATGGACGGGTAAACTTTAACTATACAGACATAATACCGGATGGAAATGACTGGGTATATGTACAGGATAGTAAAGTAATGTACGACTATACAGGAATCAGAGAAAATATGAATGGCTGGTGGAGAATAGAGAATGGAAAGGTAAACTTTAACTTCACAGGCTTGGCAAATAATGAGAATGGAAGATTCTATATAGAAAATGGACGGGTAAACTTTAACTATACAGACATAATACCAGATGGAAATGACTGGGTATATGTACAGGATAGTAAAGTAATGTACGACTATACAGGAATCAGAGAAAATATGAATGGCTGGTGGAGAATAGAGAATGGACGGGTAAACTTTAACTTCACAGGCATAGCAAGTAATGAAAATGGAGAATTTTATATAGTTAATGGAAAAGTAGATTTTGGCTACAATGGAAGTTATATAAAAGATGGAATTTCATACATGGTTTTAAATGGAAAAGTTGTATATAAATATTGAGAAGGTTATGCAAATGTGATACAATTGACTTCAATCGGTGACATAAATTGTGATGATTGCACAAATCACTGGATGAAGGGAGTATACATTTATGAAAAGGTTTTTCAGGAAAGGGGTTGGCGTTATTGCTTCAATTGCATTGGCTGTTGGAACAATAACATCAATGGTAACGCCTGGTATTGTAGCATCAGGCGCGTCACTTACAGACAACAATTTCAGTAGTGTGGGAGGATTTAACGAAAGTATTTATGCACAGATTACTGGAATTAAGGATGCAGATGTTACAGGTGTATCATATACAGGAACATCATCAGGAACACTTACAGGACAGGATCTAGAGTATCTTGTAAGAGATAAAAATAATGGAGTACGCGTTGATATTCCAGGGGTTACTCCGGGTACATATACTCTTACAGTTACAACTAAGAATGGTACTATTACTAAGAGTGGAATTACAGTAGATGCACAGGATCGTTCAGGATATGCACATTTTAATTATACAGATGGTGTTGGTGCATATAATGATGACGGTACATTGAAGAACAATGCGATAGTACTTTATGTAACAGATGAGAATAAGAATGATGTAACTCTAACATATGGAGGAGTTACCGTTAAAGGAATTGGTAATATACTTAATTCAGTTGGTAAGGCTTGCGGAGAGGCTGGACATGAAACTGATTGTAAGAAAGTCTCAGATGGTAAAACCTATTATGCTAAGGGAAATACTAATCAGGGAATAATTGAGAAACTTGCTGAAGCAGGAATTCCATTAGATATAAGATTTATAGGAACAGTAAGTGATAGTGGCTTATATAAGAGCGGTACATTTGATTTAAAGTCAAATAGCGGACTTATAGATGGACTTACTGCTTATGATTCAAATGACTTTGGTGGATCAGATGGTGACAACGGCCATATGGCAAGAATAAAATCTGGCAAAGATATTACTCTTGAAGGTATTGGAACAGATGCAGTTATTGATGGATGGGGATTCCATTATATGTCAGAGAGTGCTAAACCAGATTTAGGAAAGAGTTTTGAAGTTCGTAACCTTACATTTATTAATACACCAGAAGATGCTATTGGTATGGAAGGTGTACAGGAAAAGGCAAATGTTTCATCAGATCTTTCAGCAAGTGTAGAGCGTTGCTGGATACATAATAATGAGTTCTATTGTCCGGATGTTTCAAGCCCGGCAGAATCAGATAAGAGTGAGGGTGATGGTTCAGTAGACTTTAAGCGAGGTCAGTATTTTACATGTAGTTATAATTATTTTGAAGGATGCCATAAGACTAATCTGGTAGGTTCATCAGATGCAAGTCTTCAGTTTAATCTTACATATCATCATAATTACTGGAAACTGTGTAAGGCAAGAGGACCATTAACACGTAATGCAAATGTCCATATGTATAACAACATATTTGAGGGACAGACAGATTATGCTATGAATGTAAGAGTTAATGCTTATATATTCTCAGAATATAATCTGTTCTATATGAGCAAGAACCCACAGAGAGATGATACAGATGCAGGTGTAATCAAGAGTTATAACGATTCATTCTCAAGCTGTATCGGTTCAATGGATGGCGTTAAAGTTACAGATAAGTCACAGACTGTAGATAATAAATGCCGGTTTGCAGCAAGAAATATTGATTACAGCAAGTTTGATACAGATAGTAATCTTTCATATATTCCAACAGGAGATTATCAGCTGCAGACAAGCATAACAGAAGCAAGAAAAGTTATAGAATCTAAGACAGGAGTTCTTAATGAAAATCCTGTTGCAGCATCAGTTGTTACAATGTCACAGATTTCGTATCTTCCAAGTGGAGTTACTCCTGAAAATATTACATCATTACCAACAACATTAACACCAGGAAAAGTATCTAAGACAGTGTATGCATTTACAGTTGGTGGAACAGTTGATGTAACAATTAATTATGCAAGTGATGCACTCTCAGATACAGGAGTGCTTGTTAATGAAGCAGGAGAAAGTTTCCTTATAGCAAGTGGAACTGCAGTTAATCTTCCAGCAGGAACATATATGATTCAGCCATATAACGTTCAGGCTGGAGATGGCAAGAAAATGCAGAATCCTACATTTAAGACAGTAACAATTAACTCTATTGAAATAAGAGCAAATGATCCAAATGCACATTATCATGATTTTAAACTGGTAAGTACAACAGATGCAACTTGTGATAAAGAAGGAAGTAAAATATATAAGTGTTCATGTGGAGAAAAGAAGATTGAGATAATTGCAAAGACAGCACACAAATATGGTGAATGGGTAATTGAAAAAGAAGCAACAGAGACAGAAACTGGTATAAAGATCCGTACATGTACAGTGTGCAATA includes the following:
- a CDS encoding pectate lyase family protein; translation: MKRFFRKGVGVIASIALAVGTITSMVTPGIVASGASLTDNNFSSVGGFNESIYAQITGIKDADVTGVSYTGTSSGTLTGQDLEYLVRDKNNGVRVDIPGVTPGTYTLTVTTKNGTITKSGITVDAQDRSGYAHFNYTDGVGAYNDDGTLKNNAIVLYVTDENKNDVTLTYGGVTVKGIGNILNSVGKACGEAGHETDCKKVSDGKTYYAKGNTNQGIIEKLAEAGIPLDIRFIGTVSDSGLYKSGTFDLKSNSGLIDGLTAYDSNDFGGSDGDNGHMARIKSGKDITLEGIGTDAVIDGWGFHYMSESAKPDLGKSFEVRNLTFINTPEDAIGMEGVQEKANVSSDLSASVERCWIHNNEFYCPDVSSPAESDKSEGDGSVDFKRGQYFTCSYNYFEGCHKTNLVGSSDASLQFNLTYHHNYWKLCKARGPLTRNANVHMYNNIFEGQTDYAMNVRVNAYIFSEYNLFYMSKNPQRDDTDAGVIKSYNDSFSSCIGSMDGVKVTDKSQTVDNKCRFAARNIDYSKFDTDSNLSYIPTGDYQLQTSITEARKVIESKTGVLNENPVAASVVTMSQISYLPSGVTPENITSLPTTLTPGKVSKTVYAFTVGGTVDVTINYASDALSDTGVLVNEAGESFLIASGTAVNLPAGTYMIQPYNVQAGDGKKMQNPTFKTVTINSIEIRANDPNAHYHDFKLVSTTDATCDKEGSKIYKCSCGEKKIEIIAKTAHKYGEWVIEKEATETETGIKIRTCTVCNNKETQTIPVKGTVDPTPTPTPGGTYSYNFTSPETGSDIYKIKGNTSTSKGSVQYAGLTLTTCLKMEGSTSVDFTAPSDGTLTLVFGANGSAVSGKKVKVNETVYTCDSDGIVTVPVKAGSVSITKGDAIFLFYMNYEPDSTTPDPTPDPDPTPDPTPTPEVKNGLQKADDGNYYYYVDGKVDTSFTDIIPDGDDWVYVENGKLNFDYTGIRENMNGWWRIENGKVNFNFTGLANNENGRFYIENGRVNFNYTDIIPDGNDWVYVQDSKVMYDYTGIRENMNGWWRIENGKVNFNFTGLANNENGRFYIENGRVNFNYTDIIPDGNDWVYVQDSKVVYDYTGIRENMNGWWRIENGKVNFNFTGLANNENGRFYIENGRVNFNYTDIIPDGNDWVYVQDSKVMYDYTGIRENMNGWWRIENGKVNFNFTGIASNENGEFYIKNGRVDFGYSGLYRQWNTTYIIVNGKVVGK
- a CDS encoding C1 family peptidase, producing the protein MKRKNLLGVLLSAVLSISAMGVIPHMVYADTNSDMGNDYTGYAGGYIAGNLDDNTPIYEPEYVTYADSLIPEKYPDNMDEFKVKYPALRDQGSYGACWAFSSIGLAEFDLINDKTKDSKVDLSELQLAYFTYNSVLDPLGGTEGDYTKYHSENTNTSYLNAGGNYQWAMKRFSQWVGTVNENDVPYDNALDSISYGLDDKYAYGYDVAHLQNAFEIDIKSQTQDVKQQIIEHGAVGVSYTHKNAGVNYINKSYYDTSDTVIGYGDGGHAVMVVGWDDNYSKDNFTSTNSAGETVKPSNNGAWLVRNSWGESTSYYNQLDYFWMSYETYSLNTTAWVFDFSANDGFDNNYQIDGGLENQVDYYYDNVANVFTVGSKEGVKSETLKSVSLLFSQTANVGYTIDIYTDMTDSLNPLSGTRTSGANGVTSYAGYYTIPLDNEVELKPGSTFAVVVKTDKKAIEYEYTWSTQQDINSSNSTVIWEREVSKNFDGNQRSLYYSYGKFGVSPWNNYCIKAFTSDNYYKSDAEEVKIAKTVIENALKDVEADNELTDTDIQRIIDEALSKAGILEIKTKVTDFKKAEATIEKAGSIDASIAVTYGSAADTVVYSTVIKQLPKPAPEPVKRNGLCKADDGNYYYYVNNVIDTGFTDIIPFEDEWVYVENGKLNFDYTGIRENMNGWWRIENGKVNFNFTGLANNENGRFYIENGRVNFNYTDVIPDGNDWVYVQDSKVMYDYTGIRENMNGWWRIENGKVNFNFTGLANNENGRFYIENGRVNFNYTDIIPDGNDWVYVQDSKVMYDYTGIRENMNGWWRIENGKVNFNFTGLANNENGRFYIENGRVNFNYTDIIPDGNDWVYVQDSKVMYDYTGIRENMNGWWRIENGRVNFNFTGIASNENGEFYIVNGKVDFGYNGSYIKDGISYMVLNGKVVYKY